A stretch of Oncorhynchus mykiss isolate Arlee chromosome 12, USDA_OmykA_1.1, whole genome shotgun sequence DNA encodes these proteins:
- the LOC110538289 gene encoding interleukin enhancer-binding factor 3 homolog isoform X2, whose amino-acid sequence MPPPLRHRSMRIFMNDDRHVMAKHSAVYPTQEELEGVQNMVSHTERALKAVSDWLDEQEKVVKSAPDGTDSDKESEPKVSEQATRSLRGVMRVGLVAKGLLLKGDLDLELVLLCKDKPTITLLKNVADNLAVQLKTITEDKYEVTQVIREATIVIKSTKEPPLTLTINMTSPLVREEVEKQAAGETLSVNDPPDVLDRQKCLTALASLRHAKWFQARANGLRSCVIVIRILRDLCSRVPTWAPLHGWPIELLCEKAIGTGNRPMGAGEALRRVLECLASGILMADGAGICDPCEKELTDAIGHLDLQQREDLTQSAQHALRLSAFGQLHKVLGMDPLPSKMPRKPRSETPIDYTVQIPPSTTYAPPMKRPIEEEEGGEDKSPNKKKKKLQKKSPDEKSEPPQAMNALMRLNQLKPGLQYKLLSQTGPVHVPVFTMAVEVDGKSFEASGPSKRTAKLHVAVKVLQDMGLPTGVELKTAEPVKTEVATAIVEEVKPCITPIAMDTAATGADSVEATDGAESARQQGPILTKHGKNPVMELNEKRRGLKYELISETGGSHDKRFVMEVEIDEQKFQGTGSNKKVAKAYAALAALDKLFPEGSVTEAAKKKKLPMHGFGMMGDPTGDPAATPRGRGRGRGRGRGRGFNNGGSYGQGGYGSYGYGNNGNSGGYSDFVSDCYGYHEFAT is encoded by the exons ATG CCTCCTCCCCTGCGCCACCGCTCCATGCGTATCTTCATGAACGATGACCGCCACGTGATGGCCAAGCACTCCGCTGTGTACCCCACACAGGAGGAGCTGGAGGGTGTGCAGAACATGGTGTCCCACACGGAGCGCGCCCTCAAGGCTGTCTCTGACTGGCTGGACGAGCAGGAAAAGGTGGTCAAGTCTGCACCAGACGGAACCGATTCCGATAAAGAAAG TGAGCCCAAGGTGTCGGAACAGGCCACACGGTCCCTGCGTGGGGTGATGAGGGTGGGCCTGGTGGCCAAGGGCTTGCTGCTGAAGGGGGACCTGGACCTGGAGCTGGTCCTTCTGTGTAAGGACAAACCCACCATCACCCTGCTGAAGAACGTGGCAGATAACCTGGCTGTGCAACTCAAG ACCATCACAGAGGACAAGTATGAGGTCACTCAGGTCATCCGTGAAGCCACCATCGTAATCAAGAGCACCAAGGAGCCTCCCCTGACCCTGACTATCAACATGACGTCCCCCCTGGTCCGCGAGGAGGTGGAGAAACAGGCTGCCGGAG AAACGCTATCAGTCAACGATCCACCGGATGTTCTGGACAGGCAGAAATGCCTTACTGCCTTGGCGTCTCTTCGCCACGCCAAGTGGTTCCAG GCCAGGGCCAACGGGCTGAGGTCCTGCGTCATCGTCATCCGTATCCTGAGGGACCTGTGCTCCCGCGTCCCCACTTGGGCCCCACTGCATGGATGG CCAATAGAGCTGCTGTGTGAGAAGGCAATTGGCACAGGGAACCGGCCAATGGGGGCAGGAGAGGCTCTGCGAAGAGTTTTGGAGTGTCTGGCTTCTGGAATCCTCATGGCTG ATGGTGCTGGAATCTGTGATCCATGTGAGAAGGAGCTGACAGATGCTATTGGCCACCTGGACCTCCAGCAGAGGGAGGACCTCACACAGAGTGCCCAG CATGCCTTAAGGCTGTCTGCCTTCGGACAGCTTCACAAAGTGCTAGGGATGGACCCCCTTCCTTCCAAAATGCCCCGGAAACCCAGGAGCGAGACCCCAATTGACTATACAG TCCAAATCCCCCCCAGTACAACCTACGCCCCACCAATGAAGAGGCCtattgaggaggaggaaggaggggaggacaaAAGTCCaaacaagaaaaaaaagaagCTGCAAAAGAAAT CCCCAGATGAGAAGTCGGAGCCTCCCCAGGCCATGAATGCTCTGATGAGGCTGAACCAGCTGAAGCCTGGCCTGCAGTATAAACTCCTCTCCCAAACTGGCCCGGTGCACGTACCAGTCTTCACCATGGCTGTGGAAGTGGACGGCAAGAGCTTTGAAGCCTCAGGCCCATCCAAACGCACTGCCAAGCTTCACGTTGCTGTCAAG GTCCTCCAGGATATGGGCCTCCCCACAGGTGTGGAGCTGAAGACTGCTGAGCCAGTGAAGACTGAGGTGGCAACGGCTATTGTGGAGGAGGTGAAACCCTGCATCACTCCCATCGCAATGGACACTGCAGCCACAGGGGCGGACAGCGTGGAGGCCACAGACGGTGCTGAG AGTGCTCGTCAACAGGGACCAATCCTGACCAAACATGGGAAGAACCCTGTGATGGAGCTAAACGAGAAGCGGCGCGGCCTCAAGTATGAGCTCATCTCAGAGACCGGAGGCAGCCACGACAAACGCTTCGTCATGGAG GTGGAGATAGACGAACAGAAGTTCCAAGGGACTGGCTCCAATAAGAAGGTGGCCAAGGCCtatgctgccttggcagccctGGACAAACTCTTCCCAGAGGGCTCTGTGACTGAGGCAGCCAAGAAGAAGAAACTCCCAATG CATGGGTTTGGCATGATGGGTGACCCGACTGGTGACCCGGCAGCCACTCCCAGGGGCAGAGGTAGAGGgcgtggcagggggaggggccgAGGGTTCAATAATGGTGGCAGCTATGGACAAG